Genomic window (Microbacterium oxydans):
GCAACACCGGCGTGCTGCAGACGGTCGACAACTCGTGGACCGAGCGCATCGCCCGCGTGGCCTGCGTCGAGATGGGCTGCTCGGTGATGATCTCCGGCTTCTCCATGTCCGGGACCGCCGCGCGCGAATCCCTCGTCGCGGGCTCGCTGTCCCGCTGCATCGAGATCGGCCGGCGCATCGCCACCGCGCGCGAGGAGAAGACCGACCCGGTCGACGCCGTCGTCGAGCTGCTTGGCGGGCGTGAGCTCTTCGATGGCAAGGTGGTCGACGTGCACCGTGCCACCACCACCGGGTTCGCCCGCGGGCGGGCGCGCATCGACGGAGACGCGGGAAGCACCCTCACCCTGCAGTTCCAGAACGAGCACCTCGTGGCCGAGGCCGACGGCACGGTCCTCGCGACGACACCCGACCTGATCATGGTCCTCGACGGGGAGTCGGGCGAGCCGATCACGACCGAGGGACTGCGCTACGGCCAGCGGGTGCGCGTGATCGCGGCACCGGCCGACGAACGCTGGCACTCCGAGGCCGCCCTCGCGATGGTCGGCCCCGGGTACTTCGGCTACG
Coding sequences:
- a CDS encoding DUF917 domain-containing protein, giving the protein MSWTITPAHIDGLARGAAVLGTGGGGDPYIGALLARQALTSGDVTVVGLDEVPDDALVLFVAMMGAPTVMVEKLPSLAEVIEPVKALSVHLGRPITHIACAEVGGVNSTIPIAAAAALGLPLVDADGMGRAFPELQMVLPTLYGVTASPLAFSDEKGNTGVLQTVDNSWTERIARVACVEMGCSVMISGFSMSGTAARESLVAGSLSRCIEIGRRIATAREEKTDPVDAVVELLGGRELFDGKVVDVHRATTTGFARGRARIDGDAGSTLTLQFQNEHLVAEADGTVLATTPDLIMVLDGESGEPITTEGLRYGQRVRVIAAPADERWHSEAALAMVGPGYFGYDMPAHRFDGSVSNGTVTAGAGA